In the genome of Succinivibrio dextrinosolvens, the window AGAACTCATTTAATTAAATCCTAATAGCGTTTTCTTTTATAATGTTGATGATATGTTATACCACAAATTAGGGCAACATCATGCAATTAGCATCAATAAAAAATAAGCTGAAAACCAACAGTCTTTTTATATCTATATTGATAGGACTAATTGGATTTCTTGCCTTCAGATATATTCCACAGACAAAACCTCTAAGACCAGCAGCTTCTTTTTTAGTAGATTCTCTGCCTGTTTTCCTTTTCTTTATTCTTTTTTTCTCCTTCTGTAAGCTTGAGATAAAAGAGATGAAACCTCGAAAATGGCATCTTTATCTTGGACTAGTCCAGATTATTTCTACAGGACTGTTTGTAGCTCTAATTTATTTCTACGGTTACGAACTTTCTGAAAAAACAGTTCTGCTTTTAGAAGGAATCATCATCTGCACCATTGCGCCAACCGCTGCGTCAGCTGCAGTTATGACAGGAAAGCTTGGTGGCAACGAATCATCCCAGACATCCTATACAATTATCAGTAATATAATTGCCGCGGTCTTTATTCCACTGTTCTTTCCACTGATATGTACTACCATCTCTGGAATCTTTTTTGATGATTTTATGTTAATTCTCAGAAAAGTGTTTCCTGTTCTGGTGCTCCCTCTGATTTTAGCTGTAATAATCAGAGTATTTTTCCCTGCGTTGCTCAAACTGATAAACAAAGCCAAAGAGATTGGTTTTTATCTATGGCTTTTTACCTTAGCCATACAGTCTGCAAGGATTTTCCAGAACGTTGCAAACTCAAAGACAGGCAGCGCATTCTTGTGTACTCTTTTTATTGTTGGTCTGGTGATAACAGTTGTACAGTTCGCTGTCGGCAAATATTTTGGACACATGGATCAGCAGAGAATCAGTGCGGGTCAGGGGTTAGGCCAGAAAAATACAGTATTTGCCATCTGGATTGCCATTATGTTTCTTTCTCCTGAGGCTGCTATTGTCCCAAGCAGCTATCTTCTGTGGCAGAATCTTGTTAACGCGATACAGATGAGATTAAGAGAAAAAGATACACTTGCAAGGAAACAAAAAGGTCTGGAGCCATATCAGGAATAACATGCTAAAGGTATTATTAAAAAAACTTAAACCATACACTCTGCTGATCGCAGTTTCGCTGGGGTTTATGGTATTCTGCTTCTTCAGATTTACAAAACTTTCAATGCCACTAAGACCTACGGCACACTTTATTGGTGAATCATTACCGGTAATACTTTTCTTTATTCTGTTTTTTGCCTTCAGCAAAATTACCCTGCATCAGATGAAACCTAGAGCCTGGCATTTTATACTTGTCATCTATCAGATTATTAGCACTGCGCTTCTCGCGCTGTACCTCAGAAGCTATAATGGGGAACAGAACATAGTCATACTTGAAGGCATTCTTATATGTCTTATTACTCCGACAGCAGCTTCGGCTTCAGTAATAACCGGTAAACTCGGCGGGAATGAATCCTCACTTACAACATATATTATTTTCAGTAACCTTGCTGCAGCCGTCGCCATCCCACTTTTTTTTCCACTGTTTTGCGATATGGGGAATAACTCCTTCTTTCATGACTGCTTTTTGATCCTGAATCACATCTCCCCTATTCTGGTACTGCCTATGATACTGACGGTAATCATCAGAACCTTCAGTCCGAAACTTCATCAGTTTATTCTCAGAAATACAAAAGAAATAGGCTTTTACCTATGGGCCTTCATTATTGTGGTAGTCTCAGCAAAGACCTTCGCAAATATTGAAGCCTCGGATAAAACCGCCACAGAGATTACCATCATGGCGGCTGTAGGTTTTTTTATGACCATTCTTCAGTTTGCTCTAGCAAAAGGAATTGGTCAGTTTGGAGGACAGAGAATCAGTGCAGGTCAGGCATTAGGACAGAAAAATATGGTATTTGGTCTATGGGTAACACTTACCTATCTGAATCCGACCGTAGCCATTATTCCAGGAACCTATATTCTGTGGCAGAACGTAGTGAATGCCTGGCAGATGTGGTATAGAGAAAAGAATCTTAGAATATGGGAACAGAGAGGAGAAAGCCCTTATCAGGAATAAGACTGAGGACTAACTCTACATAAGCTTAAGCTCAAAAGAATGCCGGTAAAAGAATTCCGGCATTGTAATTTTTAAAGGGGGGATGGATAGTTGATTACTTGTTACGCTCTGCGTCAATCAGCTTAACAAATTCATCACCATTCTTATCTGTGTAGATTGAACGAACAGACAGAGTAGCCTTCATGAAGGCATCAGAATCAACATTGTCGTTAACCTGAATACCAGTCTTCTTCATGTCTTCAATCATGGTAACTTCCTGCTTAGCGTTAACCTCACGCTGATACTTAGCTGCATCACGTGCACAGTCTACAAGAAGCTTCTGCTGATCAGCGCTAAGCTTATCAAACTTCTTCTTGTTCATCATTACGGTAACAGCGGTATATGCGTGGTTGGTCATAGACAGATACTTCTGAATCTCATAGAACTTTCCTGCATATAGAGTAGAGATTGGGTGGTCCTGAGCCTCAATTGCACCGGTTTCCATTGCAGTATAAAGTTCACCGTATGCCATTGGAACAGGATTTGCCTTTAGAGCCTCAAAGGTTGCAACCAGCATATTACTCTGAGGAACTCTGATCTTAAGTCCAGCACAGTCCTCTGGTTTAACAATTGGCTTACGGCTGTTGGTCATATTACGGAAACCATTCTCAAAATATGCAAGACCTTTCAGACCTAATGGTTCTAGAGTCTTATACAGCTTATCACCAATTTCACCGTCTAATACACGATATGCGTGAGCCTTATCCTTGAAGATAAATGGAATATCAAGTACTGCCATTACTGGAGACAGACCTGAAGCGATACCGCCACCAACCATGGCAATATCAATTGTTCCTGAACGGGCTCCGGAAACAATAGCCTGAGAGTTACCTAAGGTACTGTCAAAGAAGGTCTTGATTTCAATCTCGCCCTTTGACTTTTCCTTTACCTGTTCAGCAAAGTAAACTGCACCCTGCCCTTGAGTATTATCCTTAGAAACATCGGTTGCAAAACGTAATACTGTCTTTGCTTCAGCCTGCATTGCAACACTTGCTCCAAGGATGGTTGCCAGAATAACTGCTAAGGTTTTCTTCATTTGTGTCTCCTTAAAAAGAAAATTACAGTAAGCTATAAAATATGTTTAAAACCATATCTGTTTTTATTATTCAAACTCCTGAACGGTTACTTTCCAATCATGAAATTAAGAGGACCTATGATAATTTCAGGGAATATCAGGAACAGAATCAGTAGCAGCAGGAGTGAACCTGCGTATGGCAGAATACCTATTACTGAACGCTCAAATGGCACACGGGTTACACTTGATACCACATTCAGTACGTTACCAACAGGTGGTGTAATCAGACCAATTGAACAGCAGATAATAAACATCACACAGAAATAGATCTCATTGATACCTGCTTCATGAATTAAAGGCATCAGAACAGGAACCAGAATCAGAACGATAGGGATCAGATCCAGAACCATACCCATGACAGTAAGTAGAATCAGAATGAAAGCCAGCAGTATTTTTGGACTGTCAATCATTGGTCTTAAAAGTTCAATTACAGCACCTGGAAGATCAGCTACAGTCATAAGCCAGGCTGAAACCTGAGCTGCAGCCACCATCATCATAATGACACCTGAGGTTTTAACAGTATTCAGTAAAGCACCGTAAATAGCCTTTAAGGTCAGTTCACGATAAACACATATTGAAATGAACAGAGCATAAACAGAGGCTACCGCACCTGCTTCGGTTGGAGTAAACACACCTGTCTTGAAACCACCGATGATGATTACCGGAAGCATCAGAGCCCAGATACCGCTCTTAAAGGCCTTCATAATCTCTTTTGCTGAAGCCTTAGGAGCTGCCTCATATTTACGAGCTCTCAGACTCCAGACAAAGCAGAGGGTTACACCCATGAGAATGCCAGGAACAATACCGGCTAAAAACAGCTGAGAAATTGAAACAGAAGCGGTTACACCGATTACGATAAATGGAATTGAAGGAGGAATAATAGGTGCAATAATGCCACCAGAAGCAATCAGACCGACAGAACCTTCCTTTGGATAATTGGCCTTTGTCATCATTGGAAACATAATGGCTGCAATAGCTGCGGTATCAGCAGCAGGTGAACCAGACAGAGATGCCATAATCACAGCAGCAATAATAACCACATAGCCAAGACCGCCGGCTTTGTGTCCAACAAGTTTCATTGGCAGATCAACAAGACGTTTTGCCAGACCTCCGACATTCATGATATCTCCAGCAAAGACGAAGAATGGAATTGCCAGGAGAGTAAAATTGTCAGCACCGTTAATAAGACTCTGAGCCACGATCTGAGGATCCAGCATATCCATGTACCACATCAGACCAAAACCGCACATCAGCAGTGAAAAGGCAATAGGAATGCCGATACAAACAGAACCTAAAAGAATCGCCAGGAAAATTGCTACAGTCATCTTTATTCAGCCTCCCTCTGAGAGTCTCCGCCATTTTTACGGAACAGCCTTACAAGTCTGATACACAGCATCACAATCATGCCGAAACTTCCGACTAAACCAGCTGAATAAACATAGCCCAAAGAAATACCAGCTACAGGAGAATGGTCAGTGATGTTTACCTCAGTGAGATCAATACTACCTAGGAAGAATAGGGTACAACCGATTATCATTGCGATTTCGCATACAACTTTAAGGAAGAACTGCAGCCAGGAAGGCAGTTTATTACGCAGAAAATCAACATAGATATGGCTGTCGTCTCTTACTGCGATAATAGCGCCAATGTATACCACCCAAATAAAAAGAAATCTGGATATTTCTTCGGAAAAGACAATACTGGAATTAAAGATAAAACGCAGAGCAACATTAATGATTACCAGTAAAGACATAATCACCAGAAGAACCACTGAAAAGATGTCAAGTGACTTGGAAATTACTTGACTTATTTTCTCCATTTTTGACTCCTTTTTAAACATAAGTTTTAGTCAGTGACAAAAGTCTACTGAATTTTTTGTAAAAAAAATGCCTATATGTTCACACTTAGAATATATGTATAGTTTATTAACAATCTCAAATTCTCTAATAAAGAACGTTTTTATAAAAACGCTTATAAAACAAACAAAACTAAGATTAGTTAAGGGGCTATTATTTTGATTTTTTATTTCAAATAAACTGTTTACAGATGTGACGGGAACATTAGAAAACCATTAGAAATTGTTTTACCATTCATGAGGCGGCCGTATACAGCCGTTCCATTTGTTGTAAAAAAGGAAGATTTCGGAACAGATTATGATCGTTAAGTGCGTGATTATGGGGGTATGCGGAAGCGGAAAGACTACCATCGGTAAGGCGATTGCCGACCACTTTGGAGCTTGTTTTATAGATGGTGATGATCTGCATCCCAGAGCCAATATTATCAAGATGAGAACAGGGATCCCGCTAAATGATGAAGACAGAGCGCCCTGGCTTGTTAGAGTTAATGATGTATTTTTCTCCTTTGAAAATAGACAGCAGTCTGGTGTTGTTGTCTGTTCTGCCTTAAAAAGAAAATACCGTGATATGCTCAGAGAAGGAAATCACGGACTGATCTTTGTCCATCTTTTCGGAAGTAAGGAACTTATAAAAGAAAGACTGTCCAGAAGACAGGGTCATTTTAT includes:
- a CDS encoding TRAP transporter small permease; the encoded protein is MEKISQVISKSLDIFSVVLLVIMSLLVIINVALRFIFNSSIVFSEEISRFLFIWVVYIGAIIAVRDDSHIYVDFLRNKLPSWLQFFLKVVCEIAMIIGCTLFFLGSIDLTEVNITDHSPVAGISLGYVYSAGLVGSFGMIVMLCIRLVRLFRKNGGDSQREAE
- a CDS encoding DctP family TRAP transporter solute-binding subunit, with product MKKTLAVILATILGASVAMQAEAKTVLRFATDVSKDNTQGQGAVYFAEQVKEKSKGEIEIKTFFDSTLGNSQAIVSGARSGTIDIAMVGGGIASGLSPVMAVLDIPFIFKDKAHAYRVLDGEIGDKLYKTLEPLGLKGLAYFENGFRNMTNSRKPIVKPEDCAGLKIRVPQSNMLVATFEALKANPVPMAYGELYTAMETGAIEAQDHPISTLYAGKFYEIQKYLSMTNHAYTAVTVMMNKKKFDKLSADQQKLLVDCARDAAKYQREVNAKQEVTMIEDMKKTGIQVNDNVDSDAFMKATLSVRSIYTDKNGDEFVKLIDAERNK
- a CDS encoding TRAP transporter large permease subunit, producing the protein MTVAIFLAILLGSVCIGIPIAFSLLMCGFGLMWYMDMLDPQIVAQSLINGADNFTLLAIPFFVFAGDIMNVGGLAKRLVDLPMKLVGHKAGGLGYVVIIAAVIMASLSGSPAADTAAIAAIMFPMMTKANYPKEGSVGLIASGGIIAPIIPPSIPFIVIGVTASVSISQLFLAGIVPGILMGVTLCFVWSLRARKYEAAPKASAKEIMKAFKSGIWALMLPVIIIGGFKTGVFTPTEAGAVASVYALFISICVYRELTLKAIYGALLNTVKTSGVIMMMVAAAQVSAWLMTVADLPGAVIELLRPMIDSPKILLAFILILLTVMGMVLDLIPIVLILVPVLMPLIHEAGINEIYFCVMFIICCSIGLITPPVGNVLNVVSSVTRVPFERSVIGILPYAGSLLLLLILFLIFPEIIIGPLNFMIGK
- a CDS encoding gluconokinase yields the protein MIVKCVIMGVCGSGKTTIGKAIADHFGACFIDGDDLHPRANIIKMRTGIPLNDEDRAPWLVRVNDVFFSFENRQQSGVVVCSALKRKYRDMLREGNHGLIFVHLFGSKELIKERLSRRQGHFMKEDMLNSQFDALEFPDSENDVINIDISGSPKEIISQAISQIEKKVAHDE
- a CDS encoding bile acid:sodium symporter, which codes for MLKVLLKKLKPYTLLIAVSLGFMVFCFFRFTKLSMPLRPTAHFIGESLPVILFFILFFAFSKITLHQMKPRAWHFILVIYQIISTALLALYLRSYNGEQNIVILEGILICLITPTAASASVITGKLGGNESSLTTYIIFSNLAAAVAIPLFFPLFCDMGNNSFFHDCFLILNHISPILVLPMILTVIIRTFSPKLHQFILRNTKEIGFYLWAFIIVVVSAKTFANIEASDKTATEITIMAAVGFFMTILQFALAKGIGQFGGQRISAGQALGQKNMVFGLWVTLTYLNPTVAIIPGTYILWQNVVNAWQMWYREKNLRIWEQRGESPYQE
- a CDS encoding bile acid:sodium symporter, which gives rise to MQLASIKNKLKTNSLFISILIGLIGFLAFRYIPQTKPLRPAASFLVDSLPVFLFFILFFSFCKLEIKEMKPRKWHLYLGLVQIISTGLFVALIYFYGYELSEKTVLLLEGIIICTIAPTAASAAVMTGKLGGNESSQTSYTIISNIIAAVFIPLFFPLICTTISGIFFDDFMLILRKVFPVLVLPLILAVIIRVFFPALLKLINKAKEIGFYLWLFTLAIQSARIFQNVANSKTGSAFLCTLFIVGLVITVVQFAVGKYFGHMDQQRISAGQGLGQKNTVFAIWIAIMFLSPEAAIVPSSYLLWQNLVNAIQMRLREKDTLARKQKGLEPYQE